From the genome of Gemmatimonadaceae bacterium:
ACTCCGTAAACCATTCGCATCCACCCATTGCCAGAACCATGGGGGCCGCTGCAATCAGAAAGACGGTGCGATGCCTAACGCTCACTGCGCACCTCCACTGCTCCGCTCTCGCGAAGAATCGAGGTCGCCGCCGCCGCATCCGAGGGTGCGCACTCGACCCAGACTCCGTAGTCCCCGTGACTGAACCGCGGGTCGTACCCCACAGTCATCGTCAGTCGAGGGATGCGCGAGTTGATGAACAGTCCGACGACCGTGGACAGCGCGCCGAACAGCACCATCACCTCGAAGCCGAAGATCGTGTAGGGGACCCATGACGCGACCGGCTTGCCTCCCACGACGAGCGGCCAGTAGTCGGATGTCCAGATCGCGATCCAGTATCCACACGTCGCTCCGGCAAGCCCACCGAACAGCGTGAACAGCCGCACGGGACTCGGGCCCGCGTTGATCGCGTGCTCGATCTCATGGCGCGGAGTTGGAGTGTAGACGGTGACTTCGCCGAGCCGCTTCTGCTTCAGCTCCTCGATCGCGTGAACGGTTGCGTCGAGCTCACGAAATGCTCCGAGAATGCCCGGCATTACTCGTACTCTCCCGGCGTG
Proteins encoded in this window:
- a CDS encoding DUF3341 domain-containing protein, with product MPGILGAFRELDATVHAIEELKQKRLGEVTVYTPTPRHEIEHAINAGPSPVRLFTLFGGLAGATCGYWIAIWTSDYWPLVVGGKPVASWVPYTIFGFEVMVLFGALSTVVGLFINSRIPRLTMTVGYDPRFSHGDYGVWVECAPSDAAAATSILRESGAVEVRSER